The DNA segment TTCGGTCAGGATGGCGCGCAGGGCGTCGAGGATCACCCTCGCCTGACCCGCGGGGTCGCCGACCGCGAGCACCTCGCCGTCGGCGGCGCGGGCAGTGAGGCCGGAGACGAAGAGCAGCCTGCCGGCGGCCGGGGCCAGCACCGCCTGGGCGAAGCCGGGCACGGGCACGTGGTACGAGGACACGTCGACGGGCTGCCGCGCCGCCGCCGACGATGACGGCTCAGGCATCGTCGCCGCCCGGGAGGAGGTGGGCGATCTCGGGGCGGTCGACGTCCTCCACGTCGGTCGGGTCGTCGAGGATGTGGAAGTCGGGGCCGGCGGGTGCGTAGATCTCGATGGCGGTCGCCGTCCCGAAACCCGCGCTGCCGGCCGCGTGCGGAGTGCCCGGTGGGATGAACGCGACGTCGCCCTCGGCGAGGTAGTAGCGCCTGCCGTCGACGATCACGCGGAAGATCCCGTCGAGGACGACGTAGACGTTCTCGGCCCTCTCGTGCAGGTGGTACGGACCCATGCCGGAGTCCTGGTTGAGCACGTTGACGTGCGCGTCGACGAGGGACGCTCCGTCGTCCGGACCGACCAGGTGGTGCGCGACGCCGCGGTCGAAACGCATCGGCACCTGCCTGGCGTCGTCTCGTCTCCTGATGAACGCCTCGGCCACCGTCATGCCTCGTTTCCGTCACGCGACCCGGGGAGGGTCGTCAGGTACGCCGTCGCGGCCGCCACGTCGATCACGTCCGCGTACTTCTGACCGATGTCGAAGAGGTTGACCTGCTGGATCAGGTCGGCCCGGTCGAAGGTCGCCTCGGCTACGAGCCCCACGCGGAAGTTGTACGAGAACGCGTCGACCACGGTCGCGCGGATGCATCCGCTCGTCGTGCCTCCGCAGACCAGGAGCGTGTCGACCCCGAGGTCGATCAGCCACGACGACAGCGGCGTGCCGAAGAAGATGCTGGGCTTGGTCTTCTCGACGACGAGGTCACCCTCGACCGGCCCGATCTCGGCGACGATGTCGTCGCCGACGCCGGATGACGCGCCCGCGAGCTTCCTGCCCCAGCCGCCGGCATGGGTCGAGGTGGTACGGGGCGCGTTGCGCGAGTAGATCACCGGCACCCCGGCCGCGCGCGCGACGGGCAGCAGCGAGGTCAGCGCGTCGATCGCCCGCCACGCGTACTCCCCCGAGCTCTTCGGGTTGCGCTTGATCGCCTCCCGGATCGGCTCCGACCTCTCACCGGTGAACGCGTACGTCACATCGACGACGAGCACCGCCGGCGACGTGCCGAGCCCGCCCGGCCTGCCGTACCCGGCCGCCCGGTACAGGTCCTGGATGTCGTCGCCCACCGCGTCGGCCCACGCCGTCATCACACGCTCCCGTCAGTCGTCGTCATTGCCGTACCAGAACGTGACGCGCCGCTCGATCAGCAGGCCGATGCCGTACAGGATCAGGCCGATCACCGACACCACGATGATCACGCCGATCACCGAGGCGGTACGCAGATCGGACTGCGCGAGCACAGCGACATAGCCGAGGCCCTTCGCCGCGACGGCCATCTCCGCCACGATCACGTTGGTCAGCGCGTAGGTGATGGCGAGCTTGAAGCCCACCATGAGTGCGGGCAACGCCGACGGGAGCCTGATCTTGAGGAACAGCAGGAACTCGCTCATCCGCAGCGACCGCCCGAGCTCGATCTGCTCCGGCTCGGTCGACGCGAGGCCGAGCATGGTCTGCACGAGGACGAGGAAGAAGATCGCGAACGTCGCCAGCGCGATCTTGCTGCCGAGGCCGATGCCGAACCAGATGAGGAACAACGGCAGGAACGCCACCTTGGGCACGATCCGGAAGCCCAGCAGCAGCGGGTAGACGGCCCGGCGGAAGAACGGCGAGTAGAAGATCGCGACCGCGGAGAGGAAACCCACCACGGAACCCGCGACGAACCCGAGACCGATCTCCTGCGCCGTCACCAGGCCGTGCGTCCAGTACTGCCCCGCGTCCTCGGTCATCGCCTCGACGACGAGGCTCGGCGGCGGCAGCACGAACTCGGAGACTCCACCCAACCGCGGGATCAGCTCCCAGGTGACGACGACGACCGCGAAGAGCGTCAGGAAGGCTGCGACGTCGCCCAGACGGGAGCGTCCGCGCCGACCCCTCCGTACCGCCGCGTCGGGGGTGGTGTTCTCGAGCCTCAGCTCGTCGATCGACATCCGATCCTCCAGCCCTTCAGTGGTGCCAGAACAGGAGCCGACGCTCGATGGAATGGAGCAGGAAGTACGTGCCGATGCCGAAGGCCGCGACGAACAGGATGCCGGCGATGATGAACTGGGTGTTGCTCGTCGCCACCGACTCGGCGATGCGCGACCCGATCCCGTCCCTCGGTGCAAGCACCTCGGCGAGCACCGCACCGATGAACGCCTCGGTGAGCCCGACGCGCAGGCCTGCCGCGAGGAATGGCAACGTGTACGGCATCGTCACCTTGCGCAGGATCTGCCACCTGGTGGCCTGCGAGATCCGGGCGAGCTCCAGCATCTCCCGTTCGACTCCCCTGATGCCGGCCGTGACGTTCTCGCAGACGGGGAAGAACACGAGAAGCACGATGACGAGCAGCTTGTAGAGGTCACCCAGGCCGAACCACAGCAGGAACAACGGAATGAGGATCGCCTTCGGCATCACGTACAACGTGACGAGGAACGGGTAGACCGCCGCACGGACCCGCCGGGACGAGCTGACCACGATCGCGGCGAGGACGCCGACGACCGCACCGATCCCGAAGCCCTCGAGCGTCACCAGGTACGTGTCGAGCATGCTCGTGAGCAGCAGGCCGAACCTGGTGCTGAGGATGCTCCACACGTCGAGAGGACTGGGCAGCAGCACGGTGTGGATGCCGGTCAGCTCGGTGACCGACCACCACACGGCGACGACCGCGACCACGAAGACGGCCGGGTCGGTGAAGCGGCGAACGTTCTGTGTCATGGTCGTCCGCCTCAGGCCCGCGACGGCGTCTCGTCGAACTGGAGGTGCTTGCGCACCCGGAGCGTCTCCTCGAGGAACGCCACGCTGTCGCGGATCGCCGGCCTCCTCGGCCGGTCGAGCGAGATCGTGATGTCCGCCACGACCCGACCGGGGTGGGCGCTCAGGACGATCACCCGATCGGACAGGAACACCGCCTCGGGAAGATGGTGCGTCACGAAGAGCACGGTCTTGTCCGTGCCCTCCCAGATGCGCAAGAGCTCGACGTTGAGCCGGTCGCGAGTGAACTCGTCGACCGCCCCGAACGGCTCGTCCATCAGCAGGAACGCGGGATCGAGCAGCAGCGCGCGACAGATCGCCACGCGCTGCCCCATGCCGCCGGACAGCTCCCGCGGGTACGCCTTCTCGAAACCGGACAGCCCGACGAGGTCGAGCAGGGAGCGCGCACGCTCGCGGAACTCCTCACGGCGTGCCCGCATCGCCTTGTCCTGCTGCGCACGTACCTCGTACGGGAAGAGGACGTTGTCCAATGCCGTGCGCCACTGGAACAGCACCGGTTTCTGGAACACGAAGCCGATGTCGCCGAGCGGCTCCGACACCGCGGTGCCGTCGACGACGACCTGCCCGCGCGACGGTGGGAGCAGCCCCGCCACGATGCGCAGCAGGGTGCTCTTACCGCATCCGCTCGGCCCGACGATGCTGACGAACTCACGGTCGTCGACCTGCGCCGT comes from the Streptosporangiales bacterium genome and includes:
- a CDS encoding ATP-binding cassette domain-containing protein, which produces MIDLQDVTHTFHAEGRLTTALTDITAQVDDREFVSIVGPSGCGKSTLLRIVAGLLPPSRGQVVVDGTAVSEPLGDIGFVFQKPVLFQWRTALDNVLFPYEVRAQQDKAMRARREEFRERARSLLDLVGLSGFEKAYPRELSGGMGQRVAICRALLLDPAFLLMDEPFGAVDEFTRDRLNVELLRIWEGTDKTVLFVTHHLPEAVFLSDRVIVLSAHPGRVVADITISLDRPRRPAIRDSVAFLEETLRVRKHLQFDETPSRA
- a CDS encoding isochorismatase family protein, whose translation is MTAWADAVGDDIQDLYRAAGYGRPGGLGTSPAVLVVDVTYAFTGERSEPIREAIKRNPKSSGEYAWRAIDALTSLLPVARAAGVPVIYSRNAPRTTSTHAGGWGRKLAGASSGVGDDIVAEIGPVEGDLVVEKTKPSIFFGTPLSSWLIDLGVDTLLVCGGTTSGCIRATVVDAFSYNFRVGLVAEATFDRADLIQQVNLFDIGQKYADVIDVAAATAYLTTLPGSRDGNEA
- a CDS encoding ABC transporter permease subunit; the encoded protein is MTQNVRRFTDPAVFVVAVVAVWWSVTELTGIHTVLLPSPLDVWSILSTRFGLLLTSMLDTYLVTLEGFGIGAVVGVLAAIVVSSSRRVRAAVYPFLVTLYVMPKAILIPLFLLWFGLGDLYKLLVIVLLVFFPVCENVTAGIRGVEREMLELARISQATRWQILRKVTMPYTLPFLAAGLRVGLTEAFIGAVLAEVLAPRDGIGSRIAESVATSNTQFIIAGILFVAAFGIGTYFLLHSIERRLLFWHH
- a CDS encoding cupin domain-containing protein; the protein is MTVAEAFIRRRDDARQVPMRFDRGVAHHLVGPDDGASLVDAHVNVLNQDSGMGPYHLHERAENVYVVLDGIFRVIVDGRRYYLAEGDVAFIPPGTPHAAGSAGFGTATAIEIYAPAGPDFHILDDPTDVEDVDRPEIAHLLPGGDDA
- a CDS encoding ABC transporter permease subunit, which produces MSIDELRLENTTPDAAVRRGRRGRSRLGDVAAFLTLFAVVVVTWELIPRLGGVSEFVLPPPSLVVEAMTEDAGQYWTHGLVTAQEIGLGFVAGSVVGFLSAVAIFYSPFFRRAVYPLLLGFRIVPKVAFLPLFLIWFGIGLGSKIALATFAIFFLVLVQTMLGLASTEPEQIELGRSLRMSEFLLFLKIRLPSALPALMVGFKLAITYALTNVIVAEMAVAAKGLGYVAVLAQSDLRTASVIGVIIVVSVIGLILYGIGLLIERRVTFWYGNDDD
- a CDS encoding RidA family protein; the encoded protein is MPEPSSSAAARQPVDVSSYHVPVPGFAQAVLAPAAGRLLFVSGLTARAADGEVLAVGDPAGQARVILDALRAILTEAGAGPEAVVRTVTYLVDMRHHAAVHEQRLRFFGDPPPASTTVEVTRLYDPSHLLEIEATAVIP